The following proteins are encoded in a genomic region of Primulina huaijiensis isolate GDHJ02 chromosome 3, ASM1229523v2, whole genome shotgun sequence:
- the LOC140972659 gene encoding protein GLUTAMINE DUMPER 5-like codes for MRPTSTTDAQNNPSGFLNWNSPLPYLFGGLGLMLLLIAVALIILACSYRKSSSRSADHDGEKATQLPATVAAADNTPKIVVIMAGDNNPTQLAVPIPSSFLISAKQLP; via the coding sequence ATGAGGCCAACATCAACAACAGATGCACAAAATAATCCCTCTGGATTCTTGAACTGGAATTCTCCATTGCCTTACTTGTTCGGCGGCTTAGGCTTGATGCTTCTGTTGATCGCTGTAGCCTTGATCATCTTAGCCTGTTCCTACCGGAAATCCTCCTCTCGCTCCGCCGATCATGACGGAGAGAAGGCGACTCAGCTACCCGCCACCGTCGCTGCGGCCGACAACACGCCAAAGATTGTGGTGATCATGGCCGGAGATAATAATCCGACCCAACTCGCAGTTCCTATCCCTTCTTCTTTCTTGATCAGCGCCAAACAGCTGCCTTGA
- the LOC140974411 gene encoding uncharacterized protein, whose protein sequence is MEQKVSPFSSSSPYYKFTSSITFHFVFHLQLLLHSIQIYFIHHIYSSKSKAMQSSEFSELRYPLFPQLPSQFPPQFPLAGINPPSYHHHHFNSPCPSHNLIQELSPQPVTCCFSSNSTSDEGDEQQLNIINERKQRRMISNRESARRSRMRKQKHLDELWSQVVCLRNENSQLVDRLNDYLERYDQVLQENCQLKEEVSELRQTIVHMQLNSPFEGLPELDYDRSMKSSRFMNE, encoded by the coding sequence ATGGAGCAAAAAGTTTCTCCATTTTCATCATCTTCTCCATACTATAAATTCACATCTTCGATCACGTTTCACTTCGTCTTCCACCTCCAACTTCTCCTCCATTCAATCCAGATATATTTTATTCACCATATATATTCCTCTAAATCCAAAGCAATGCAATCCAGCGAATTTTCAGAGCTCCGTTACCCTCTATTCCCTCAACTCCCGTCCCAGTTCCCGCCCCAATTCCCCCTCGCCGGAATCAACCCACCATCCTACCACCACCACCACTTCAACTCGCCGTGTCCGAGCCATAACTTAATCCAGGAACTCAGCCCCCAACCAGTCACTTGCTGTTTCAGCAGCAACTCGACTTCCGACGAAGGCGACGAGCAGCAGCTGAACATAATCAACGAGCGGAAACAGAGAAGGATGATCTCGAACAGGGAGTCCGCGCGCAGGTCGCGTATGCGCAAGCAGAAGCACCTGGATGAGCTCTGGTCGCAGGTCGTCTGCTTGAGGAACGAGAATAGCCAGCTCGTGGATAGACTGAACGATTACTTGGAGCGCTACGATCAAGTGTTGCAGGAAAATTGTCAGCTCAAAGAAGAGGTTTCGGAGCTTCGTCAGACGATCGTTCACATGCAGCTGAACAGCCCTTTTGAAGGACTTCCGGAGCTTGACTATGACCGATCCATGAAATCATCCCGCTTTATGAATGAATAA
- the LOC140974412 gene encoding uncharacterized protein: MAEVSNLHGLNHHSLPLSRRSLSSTATNVPLQEEAVEEEELYRHRDPLFFNFDSFSSPAENLDSEYEDPNCFFFGGEEDEEQMNFVTDLFESRETYLREDPIWEFDSEPVDVSGLEFGFGPGLGSNGGLRVADMDSESDSEEFEVNSGFFNNDDDNYDDGFEVNNENYHSANEREEFEWEEVSERLHFDEVENLNSVIDRIEEISVSSDISSSDGGNSMLGDAMREEDEGNIEWEVLLAMNNLERNFELENSAESIEESGIPHGNLRDREDYILALEYDTLFGQLVENENALKGSPPAAKSVVENLPSVVYTKEVVEENSCLVSCAVCMDEFAVGEKLTRMPCFHLYHGECILPWLHNRNTCPVCRYELPTDDADYERRRSERRGGGGLSASRLTILR; the protein is encoded by the exons ATGGCGGAGGTCTCTAATCTACACGGCCTCAACCACCATTCTCTGCCGCTTTCCCGGCGCTCCTTATCATCCACCGCCACGAATGTGCCTCTGCAAGAAGAAGCCGTGGAGGAAGAAGAACTCTATCGTCATCGCGAccctttattttttaatttcgattCATTCTCCTCTCCAG CTGAAAACCTGGATTCTGAATACGAGGACCCGAATTGCTTCTTCTTCGGAGGCGAAGAAGATGAGGAACAAATGAATTTCGTCACAGATCTATTCGAATCGCGTGAAACCTACTTGAGGGAGGACCCGATCTGGGAGTTTGATTCAGAACCGGTGGACGTTTCGGGCCTTGAGTTCGGGTTTGGTCCGGGCCTTGGGTCAAATGGGGGCCTTCGGGTTGCGGACATGGATTCGGAGTCAGATTCTGAAGAATTCGAGGTGAATTCTGGTTTTTTCAACAACGATGATGATAATTATGATGATGGCTTTGAGGTAAATAATGAGAACTATCATAGCGCAAATGAGCGGGAAGAGTTTGAATGGGAGGAGGTGAGTGAAAGACTCCATTTTGACGAGGTAGAGAATTTGAATTCTGTTATTGATAGAATCGAGGAAATCTCCGTTTCTTCAGATATTTCTTCCTCAGACGGTGGAAATTCGATGTTAGGTGATGCTATGCGAGAAGAAGATGAAGGAAATATAGAATGGGAAGTGCTGTTGGCAATGAATAATTTGGAGAGGAATTTTGAGCTGGAAAATTCTGCAGAGAGTATTGAGGAGAGTGGGATTCCCCATGGCAATCTGCGGGATCGTGAAGATTATATTTTGGCTTTGGAATATGATACCCTTTTCGGGCAGTTGGTAGAGAATGAGAATGCTTTAAAGGGTAGTCCCCCGGCTGCTAAATCCGTCGTGGAGAACCTGCCTTCGGTGGTGTATACAAAGGAGGTGGTAGAGGAAAATAGTTGTCTGGTTTCTTGTGCGGTTTGTATGGATGAGTTTGCTGTTGGGGAGAAGTTGACGAGGATGCCTTGCTTCCATTTATACCACGGTGAATGTATTTTGCCGTGGCTCCACAATAGGAATACATGTCCTGTTTGTCGATATGAGTTACCCACGGATGATGCAGATTATGAGAGGAGGAGGTCTGAGAGAAGAGGAGGTGGTGGACTTTCTGCTTCAAGGCTAACGATCTTGAGGTAA
- the LOC140974414 gene encoding WPP domain-interacting tail-anchored protein 1-like, translated as MGSDTIQDESTAVDNVGSGEMEAESNNVDSLEVVSSRGDIIEELDSVAKSLTRVELDLACCSEKLVNLDILVMHVASRENDFEAFALEGERTLEGSVEKAFQFDLLYGFLDSEIRELDNFLLDLQTDVVTSGKVISSFKQLGDGFREMEEKMQGCEESLKRSFEQVSDMKLQSANFQRILLTTSEDEKSKYDKEFAGLENGDLSNLNTKIRMQTSEQQRHILRMLEKSLAREMDLEKKLTEARQIEEDLKFRLQQEVISIEEEAEIIWERLFEAENNSEILLGILNELVGTIQMAQFNLDGYIQREGELIFQCKGLNEKLQEKDLALVHSERSRRELLEKVYLLKQKLSEYEAQLHSFEDTLEQNEESSSKIYDRENISDETMEKVAEAEKWVESSESECKLLRESNMELNNDLSRLKSDISDATERVEQLERQLKDSEIKRLHSEASAEASEEKQNMLNCTIEDMEDLIKDLKSKVSKAESQTESVEDKCITLSESNAELVGEVNFLRGRVEHLETSLHQADDAKKETVIDVRMYTKVIADLVLQLALERERLHKQISTLAKEKKVVHKHLKQMNEGNLFNMVENPAANTKLLKVSNFSLNRGTSGNESNEKITGSSVTDYQIGNDPGDSLLTSEIKMEHSISTSKLEPVRNIEASQLNFKYISVALFGMVISLLAAFLVQCYERQNWKNSG; from the exons ATGGGTTCCGACACCATTCAAGATGAATCTACTGCTGTCGATAATGTAGGTTCTGGTGAAATGGAAGCTGAATCAAATAATGTGGATTCACTTGAAGTTGTTTCATCTCGTGGAGACATCATTGAAGAGCTAGATAGCGTAGCAAAATCTTTAACAAGGGTTGAATTAGATTTAGCATGTTGCTCTGAAAAGCTGGTTAATTTGGATATACTTGTGATGCATGTGGCTTCAAGGGAAAATGATTTTGAAGCTTTTGCTTTGGAGGGGGAGCGTACACTGGAAGGCTCAGTTGAGAAAGCATTTCAATTTGACCTTTTATATGGGTTTTTGGACTCTGAGATCAGAGAACTGGATAATTTTCTATTGGATCTTCAAACTGATGTTGTTACTTCCGGAAAGGTCATATCATCATTCAAGCAGCTTGGTGATGGTTTTAGGGAAATGGAAGAAAAGATGCAAGGTTGTGAGGAATCTCTGAAGCGGTCATTTGAACAGGTATCAGACATGAAATTGCAATCTGCCAACTTCCAGAGGATCTTGTTAACTACCTCTGAAGATGAAAAAT CAAAATATGACAAGGAGTTTGCAGGTCTGGAAAATGGCGACCTCTCTAATTTGAATACAAAGATTAGAATGCAGACTTCAGAGCAGCAGAGGCATATTTTGAGAATGCTGGAGAAGTCTTTGGCTCGCGAAATGGATTTGGAGAAGAAGCTGACTGAGGCTAGACAAATTGAGGAAGATTTAAAATTTAGGCTACAACAAGAAGTCATCAGTATTGAAGAAGAAGCTGAAATTATTTGGGAAAGACTATTTGAGGCAGAAAATAATTCAGAAATTTTGTTGGGGATTTTGAATGAGCTAGTTGGAACAATTCAGATGGCACAGTTTAATTTAGATGGATATATTCAGAGAGAAGGAGAATTGATATTTCAGTGTAAAGGTTTAAATGAAAAACTGCAAGAAAAAGACCTTGCTTTAGTGCACTCTGAGCGTTCCAGGCGTGAACTTTTGGAAAAGGTTTATTTACTAAAGCAGAAACTGAGCGAATATGAGGCTCAACTGCACTCTTTTGAGGATACTTTAGAGCAAAATGAAGAATCTTCCTCAAAGATTTATGACAGAGAAAATATAAGTGATGAAACGATGGAAAAAGTCGCTGAAGCTGAAAAGTGGGTTGAGAGTTCCGAATCTGAGTGTAAATTGCTTAGAGAGTCTAATATGGAGCTTAATAATGACCTGAGTCGCTTGAAAAGTGACATTTCTGATGCAACTGAGAGGGTGGAGCAACTAGAGAGGCAGTTAAAAGATTCCGAAATTAAGCGACTGCATTCAGAGGCATCTGCTGAAGCTAGTGAAGAGAAGCAAAATATGCTAAATTGCACTATCGAGGATATGGAAGATTTGATAAAGGATCTTAAATCAAAGGTTTCAAAGGCCGAAAGTCAGACTGAGAGCGTTGAAGATAAGTGCATCACCTTGTCAGAGTCCAATGCTGAACTTGTTGGAGAAGTTAATTTTCTAAGAGGTAGAGTGGAACACTTGGAAACATCTTTGCATCAGGCTGATGACGCAAAGAAGGAGACTGTAATAGATGTTAGGATGTATACTAAAGTCATTGCTGATTTAGTTTTGCAGTTGGCTCTTGAAAGAGAACGTCTTCACAAGCAG ATTTCAACTTTGGCAAAAGAGAAAAAGGTAGTACATAAGCATTTGAAGCAAATGAATGAGGGCAATTTATTCAATATGGTTGAAAATCCTGCTGCCAACACAAAATTATTGAAGGTCTCCAATTTTAGTCTTAATCGTGGGACCTCTGGAAATGAAAGTAATGAGAAAATAACAGGGTCTTCAGTTACAGATTATCAG attgGAAATGATCCTGGAGATTCATTATTAACAAGTGAGATCAAGATGGAGCATTCCATTTCCACCTCCAAGCTCGAGCCTGTGAGGAACATAGAAGCAAGTCAGCTAAATTTCAAGTACATATCCGTTGCTCTTTTTGGAATGGTGATTTCTTTGTTGGCGGCTTTTCTCGTCCAGTGCTACGAACGGCAAAATTGGAAGAACTCGGGCTAA
- the LOC140974413 gene encoding O-fucosyltransferase 27-like isoform X1, producing MREMRWVSSAKGGGEKGVFFKSRLKWVGLIGLVLSAVSLFAHFLLVRYTYGVATSEYQSSITIFSWRPILENADFSSDTAFYRRLWGPVRPFDSIHPYANPRGHYVAPVTSNGFLFVRIQGGFHEIKNSICDVVVVARLLNATLVIPEIQSTTSSKGISTQFKSFAYLYNEDQFMVALAEDVKVVKTLPKDLKGARRKKKIPSFKVSKSASPYFYLHHVLPVLNMHSVVELVVPDGGCLQAVLPSHLEEYQRLRCRVAYHALRFREEVQELATKILYRLRASGRPFIAYDPEMTRDALAYHGCAELFQDVHTELIQHKRAWMLKRGIVRGNLSVDSAAQFRNGLCPLMPEEVGILLRAYGYPWDTIIYVSGGEVFGGQKKLIPFHAMFENVVDRTSLSVPWELNKMYGGEANLVDKAPKTKSPPVKVEQKPDDWKNSGPRPRPLPPPPARPKYPYNIEGWWGWVSESDNEPESTVIELRINAHKLLWEAIDYTICLEADVFIAGFYRDGKGNPNFASLVMGHRLYQFAASKTFHLDRKEIAKLLDEIRDHFYRANHTWITSVRRHMRRNLIDGLIQESARSKTSSFLSFPVPECSCLQNNPAEGSSHASSPSARSQLHDALGAMHHCPSWMDGDAPSRSMDKEDDEYLEKDDSDSTATGLLFRQSGGGESPEGGVEVSSKEDAQIEDQEELEGGER from the exons ATGCGTGAAATGAGGTGGGTTTCGTCCGCCAAAGGCGGCGGCGAGAAGGGAGTGTTTTTCAAGTCCAGGCTGAAGTGGGTGGGGCTTATAGGCCTAGTTCTTTCTGCTGTCTCACTCTTCGCGCATTTTCTTCTCGTGAGATACACTTACGGGGTTGCTACTTCTGAGTACCAGTCTTCAATCACCATCTTTTCTTGGAGGCCCATCTTAGAGAATGCAGATTTTTCCAGCGAT ACTGCGTTTTATAGAAGACTTTGGGGTCCAGTCAGGCCTTTTGATTCGATACATCCTTATGCTAATCCAAGAGGACACTATGTAG CTCCTGTAACTAGCAAcggatttttatttgtgaggATACAAGGTggttttcatgaaataaaaaacTCC ATTTGTGATGTTGTTGTTGTTGCCCGGCTTCTCAATGCCACTCTAGTTATTCCTGAGATACAATCCACCACAAGTAGCAAAGGAATCAG CACGCAGTTTAAGAGTTTCGCTTACCTCTATAACGAGGATCAGTTTATGGTGGCTTTAGCAGAGGATGTTAAGGTCGTCAAAACACTACCAAAGGATCTTAAAGGCGcgagaagaaagaagaagatCCCATCTTTCAAAGTCTCCAAGTCAGCATCTCCATATTTCTATCTCCACCATGTTCTTCCAGTGTTGAATATGCACTCAGTTGTCGAGCTCGTTGTACCGGATGGTGGGTGCTTGCAG GCGGTACTTCCTTCACACCTAGAAGAATATCAAAGGCTGAGGTGTAGGGTTGCGTATCATGCTTTAAGGTTCAGAGAGGAGGTTCAGGAACTTGCCACAAAGATTCTGTACAGGTTGCGAGCTTCTGGGCGTCCATTTATAGCCTATGATCCAGAGATGACTAGGGATGCTCTAGCATATCATGGCTGTGCTGAGCTCTTTCAG GATGTGCATACTGAACTTATCCAACATAAGCGAGCCTGGATGCTAAAGCGGGGAATTGTCAGAGGGAACCTTTCTGTAGATTCAGCTGCGCAGTTTCGTAACGGTCTATGTCCACTTATGCCTGAGGAG GTTGGTATACTTCTCCGAGCGTATGGCTACCCATGGGATACAATAATCTATGTTTCTGGTGGCGAGGTCTTTGGTGGGCAGAAGAAACTGATTCCCTTTCATGCGATGTTTGAAAATGTTGTCGACCGGACTTCCTTGAGCGTGCCGTGGGAGCTAAATAAAATGTATGGCGGGGAAGCTAATCTGGTGGACAAAGCTCCTAAGACTAAATCACCTCCAGTGAAAGTCGAACAGAAGCCCGATGACTGGAAAAATTCAGGGCCCCGACCACGTCCGCTCCCTCCACCACCAGCTCGACCGAAATATCCTTACAACATTGAAGGTTGGTGGGGTTGGGTATCTGAGAGCGATAATGAACCGGAGAGTACGGTTATCGAGTTGAGGATCAATGCACATAAATTGCTATGGGAGGCGATAGACTACACGATCTGTCTAGAAGCAGATGTATTTATTGCAGGATTTTATCGTGATGGTAAAGGAAACCCAAATTTTGCTAGCTTGGTTATGGGGCACAGGCTCTATCAGTTTGCTGCCTCCAAAACTTTTCACTTAGACAG GAAAGAAATCGCGAAGCTTTTAGATGAGATCCGGGACCACTTTTACCGAGCCAACCACACCTGGATAACATCGGTACGAAGACATATGAGAAGAAATTTAATCGACGGGCTGATTCAGGAATCCGCTAGATCGAAAACCTCGTCGTTTTTGTCCTTCCCTGTTCCCGAGTGCTCGTGCTTGCAAAACAACCCAGCTGAAGGGTCGTCCCATGCTTCAAGCCCTTCAGCTCGTTCGCAGCTACACGATGCTCTTGGAGCTATGCACCATTGTCCATCCTGGATGGATGGAGATGCGCCTTCTCGATCAATGGACAAGGAAGATGATGAATATCTCGAAAAAGATGATTCAGACTCGACCGCCACTGGGCTTCTTTTCCGGCAGAGTGGCGGTGGTGAGAGTCCCGAGGGAGGAGTAGAAGTAAGCAGCAAAGAAGATGCACAGATCGAGGATCAAGAGGAGCTAGAAGGAGGAGAAAGGTGA
- the LOC140974413 gene encoding O-fucosyltransferase 27-like isoform X2 — translation MIKIQTFRTAFYRRLWGPVRPFDSIHPYANPRGHYVAPVTSNGFLFVRIQGGFHEIKNSICDVVVVARLLNATLVIPEIQSTTSSKGISTQFKSFAYLYNEDQFMVALAEDVKVVKTLPKDLKGARRKKKIPSFKVSKSASPYFYLHHVLPVLNMHSVVELVVPDGGCLQAVLPSHLEEYQRLRCRVAYHALRFREEVQELATKILYRLRASGRPFIAYDPEMTRDALAYHGCAELFQDVHTELIQHKRAWMLKRGIVRGNLSVDSAAQFRNGLCPLMPEEVGILLRAYGYPWDTIIYVSGGEVFGGQKKLIPFHAMFENVVDRTSLSVPWELNKMYGGEANLVDKAPKTKSPPVKVEQKPDDWKNSGPRPRPLPPPPARPKYPYNIEGWWGWVSESDNEPESTVIELRINAHKLLWEAIDYTICLEADVFIAGFYRDGKGNPNFASLVMGHRLYQFAASKTFHLDRKEIAKLLDEIRDHFYRANHTWITSVRRHMRRNLIDGLIQESARSKTSSFLSFPVPECSCLQNNPAEGSSHASSPSARSQLHDALGAMHHCPSWMDGDAPSRSMDKEDDEYLEKDDSDSTATGLLFRQSGGGESPEGGVEVSSKEDAQIEDQEELEGGER, via the exons ATGATAAAGATCCAAACTTTCCGT ACTGCGTTTTATAGAAGACTTTGGGGTCCAGTCAGGCCTTTTGATTCGATACATCCTTATGCTAATCCAAGAGGACACTATGTAG CTCCTGTAACTAGCAAcggatttttatttgtgaggATACAAGGTggttttcatgaaataaaaaacTCC ATTTGTGATGTTGTTGTTGTTGCCCGGCTTCTCAATGCCACTCTAGTTATTCCTGAGATACAATCCACCACAAGTAGCAAAGGAATCAG CACGCAGTTTAAGAGTTTCGCTTACCTCTATAACGAGGATCAGTTTATGGTGGCTTTAGCAGAGGATGTTAAGGTCGTCAAAACACTACCAAAGGATCTTAAAGGCGcgagaagaaagaagaagatCCCATCTTTCAAAGTCTCCAAGTCAGCATCTCCATATTTCTATCTCCACCATGTTCTTCCAGTGTTGAATATGCACTCAGTTGTCGAGCTCGTTGTACCGGATGGTGGGTGCTTGCAG GCGGTACTTCCTTCACACCTAGAAGAATATCAAAGGCTGAGGTGTAGGGTTGCGTATCATGCTTTAAGGTTCAGAGAGGAGGTTCAGGAACTTGCCACAAAGATTCTGTACAGGTTGCGAGCTTCTGGGCGTCCATTTATAGCCTATGATCCAGAGATGACTAGGGATGCTCTAGCATATCATGGCTGTGCTGAGCTCTTTCAG GATGTGCATACTGAACTTATCCAACATAAGCGAGCCTGGATGCTAAAGCGGGGAATTGTCAGAGGGAACCTTTCTGTAGATTCAGCTGCGCAGTTTCGTAACGGTCTATGTCCACTTATGCCTGAGGAG GTTGGTATACTTCTCCGAGCGTATGGCTACCCATGGGATACAATAATCTATGTTTCTGGTGGCGAGGTCTTTGGTGGGCAGAAGAAACTGATTCCCTTTCATGCGATGTTTGAAAATGTTGTCGACCGGACTTCCTTGAGCGTGCCGTGGGAGCTAAATAAAATGTATGGCGGGGAAGCTAATCTGGTGGACAAAGCTCCTAAGACTAAATCACCTCCAGTGAAAGTCGAACAGAAGCCCGATGACTGGAAAAATTCAGGGCCCCGACCACGTCCGCTCCCTCCACCACCAGCTCGACCGAAATATCCTTACAACATTGAAGGTTGGTGGGGTTGGGTATCTGAGAGCGATAATGAACCGGAGAGTACGGTTATCGAGTTGAGGATCAATGCACATAAATTGCTATGGGAGGCGATAGACTACACGATCTGTCTAGAAGCAGATGTATTTATTGCAGGATTTTATCGTGATGGTAAAGGAAACCCAAATTTTGCTAGCTTGGTTATGGGGCACAGGCTCTATCAGTTTGCTGCCTCCAAAACTTTTCACTTAGACAG GAAAGAAATCGCGAAGCTTTTAGATGAGATCCGGGACCACTTTTACCGAGCCAACCACACCTGGATAACATCGGTACGAAGACATATGAGAAGAAATTTAATCGACGGGCTGATTCAGGAATCCGCTAGATCGAAAACCTCGTCGTTTTTGTCCTTCCCTGTTCCCGAGTGCTCGTGCTTGCAAAACAACCCAGCTGAAGGGTCGTCCCATGCTTCAAGCCCTTCAGCTCGTTCGCAGCTACACGATGCTCTTGGAGCTATGCACCATTGTCCATCCTGGATGGATGGAGATGCGCCTTCTCGATCAATGGACAAGGAAGATGATGAATATCTCGAAAAAGATGATTCAGACTCGACCGCCACTGGGCTTCTTTTCCGGCAGAGTGGCGGTGGTGAGAGTCCCGAGGGAGGAGTAGAAGTAAGCAGCAAAGAAGATGCACAGATCGAGGATCAAGAGGAGCTAGAAGGAGGAGAAAGGTGA